A segment of the Spodoptera frugiperda isolate SF20-4 chromosome 29, AGI-APGP_CSIRO_Sfru_2.0, whole genome shotgun sequence genome:
ctttgacttctctCTCTTCTCACAGGTGATCTTCATATCAGCTCGGGTACATCCAGGAGAAACTCCTTCGAGCTTCGTGTTCAATGGATTCCTCAACCTTCTACTCACAAGAAATGACCCCATAGCGATCCAGTTGCGAAAAATCTACGTTTTCAAAATGATCCCCTTCCTCAACCCTGATGGGGTCGCTCGGGGTCACTACCGGACTGACACCAGGGGCGTCAACCTGAACAGGGTGTATTTGAACCCCTCATTAGCCCTGCATCCTACTGTGTATGCTTCCCGAGCTTTGATAAGGTAAGTTGAACTTGAATTTTAACTAACTTGGAATAAAAAGAAGGATCTCATTGTTACATCTTTTGTCATAATATTCCATACATTTGTTAAGTATCGAAACAAAAAGTTTGCACCTTTATCTGGTGCGAGTGCATGATAGAATTCTCAACATACATAAGCTTCAAAATCTtcattaagtaatcattgataaataataaaataatctttataatattgttgtttacaagaaatatttatttaccattcGCAAAAACTCAGAAACTTCTGAAGGTAATTTCATTTCACCATGCGATTTGATTCTTAAAGATATAATTCGTTATGATTGAGTTTCggaaagctagtaaataataaatgtattgcaTTTACAAAGGTACTACCACTACGGCACTGAAAAGGAAGACTTAATGGACGAAAGCAAGAGTTACACCTCGCGGAGTATACAGAACATCAGCGAGAGTTCCGAGGTACCCACACACAGTcaaataattacctaattaggTACTCTCATTATTTATACCAAAGAAGTATtcgaaacatatttttattagacgGTCGTGTTTCGGTAAGTCAAACTTGTAATAATTGGGTTCTTGAGTAACTGATGTCTTTGTAGTTATATAGTAatagtttgtaattttataacaaaggttttcataatactttaattttagttGGGCTATTAAAAACATGCGAACTGTCACCTCAAAGGAAATGTGACAATGCCGTACAAATAGCATATGTGACTGAGAGAtgtgataaaaacaacttatgACAATAAGCACGTTTGTATTCTCTTTATATGCTCTTTCAGCACATTGAACAGTCAGTTAACACTGGTTATACATAACTCCATGTGTAACCTAATTTGATGTGTATACCACTGTATACAcatcaaattaaataactttacaTGATAGTACACTTACTATCATGTAAAGTTAGCCTTTTTTTACTAAGATCACAAGTCACAGTACATAAAGTACATAGCTTCTATACATTTATCTATCTCTTTCTAACCAGGTGATAGACACAAAGAAGAAGAAAGGCAGCAATAACCCACAGCCTTACAAAGGCGGTGATTACTACAAGAGGGAGAAACCGTCGAAGCCGATGCCTAATCAGAGGTCTTCCACCACCATCAAGGCTCCTTCCACCTCCTCCGACAACTCCAAGAAGGAGTTCAAGTCGCTCAGTGGAGAGGCAGCTCATTTGGCTGAACAGGTTAGTACTAACATATGCATAATATAAGgtaacgcaacgtcacgcctttgatccccGAAAGGATAGGCAAAGATGcacacttaatgccgctatacaatgtacacccactcttcaccatttgtgttatatagcccatgtaatagggggtgagcctatagccctatactggacacatttccagattccgtgctagtATTAAGAAATGTTacgaaaaaatcccagtaatactttgcccgacccgggaatcgaacccaaggcagtcatatataaggtgttctaaaatgaTCTGCCTCAGCTTTAATGGAaggttgtgtttgaagattacaatagtgaaaaaaATTCGTACCTCGGTACAGGTAATtgaatttgagaacataaagaagttaaataaacattgactctactctgcataacgtACCTAGTTCACAATTACGCAGGAAGCGTCGCTTCgttaatgaaaacaattgcttatgTCTTTCTATCTGTACTCTGTACATTCACAGTTCTgagtcaatctttatttttgtacctgcataccaaataacTATGTAGACTGTACACCAATATCataaaaagtacaaaatacTGTTAAAATTAAAGGTACGCCTATCTAGTATTAGCGatcttttacaaacaatgtcGGAATGGTAAAAAAACAGGATGCAACCATGTTCATACGGCAGTCTAGTATAGCTTTATACTGAATCCTGCAAAACTGGACTGCTGTGTGAAAAGGGTGTAAACAAAGCACGAAAACCTGCTTCAgacaaaacaaaagttttatatctttaaaaacataaaagaaaaatacccgAAGTTCTAAAGTTTACGTTAATAGACATTGACCTCATTTGACAAAACTAAGAAATATTACCTTCTTGCAGAGTCGCCTGTAAAAATCCAATTACTGTTTAGTTCGCGTGCGCCGCGCTCACTAATCCTAACTATGGTGACATTAATATTACTTCCAGTATACTCTGTTGTTTTCAGTTACAAATCTTGTACTTACTTAATGTGCTTAGTAGCTActtaaataaaccaaaaatataGTTGTCTATCACATTaagacaaacattttaatatctattacactaatatattttattttttatccgtGACCATTTTCACGTTGTAAAACAGTTTACCATAAACATGGTCATGACATTATTTATGCTTGTTTGCGAAACTGGAGacgtcactggatgattttccctccttaaaaaaaagcccTCGAGCTGAGAACAAAATCTGAGATTCTATTACCTAAGTCTTTTATACTAGAcctctaaaacaaaaacattaaaacaatatcaatcTTGGATTCAACAACACATATTATAAAGAGATTGCAGCATTTACTCTTGGATTAATTTATGCAGTGATCCgtaaaaagtttataaattaatcCGTCGTGTGGCTTATCGAATTAATTTCGAAAACAAGCACCGAACCGTCGCTAAAGCGGATTATATCGAAAGCTTTCATATCCCCgttatttatgaattaattaaaaaccaatcGCGTCACATTTTgtctttcattttcatattaactTTGtggtgaaaataaattatttgcacTCGGTATGATGATTATGAAAATTGGTCCCTActttataacataacttttATCCTTTATTACGCAGTCTTGTTATTTTGGACAGAAGAAAGGAATTGACGTCGTTAAAAGGCTCAAAGATAAAAGTTCGGAGCTCACTCATAGATTAGCTTTGTCATCATGATCATCCATAGTAACAGCCCACAtgtgtccactgctggactatttATAGGCCGTCTCTACAGcaagttggagatcgcagtcTAAATTCTATAGATCAACTGACAATTTCAATAACTtaatctttggatcgatctttatttttgagattctatagaactaatgtaaaaaatctacataccttaatctaaagattttggattgatatcggttattgaaattccCAGTAAGCATGAACTAAATAACTCGTTTATCCTACAACAGGTATACGACATGAAACTCCAAGAGCAGCCTTCACAGACGAGCGACACGTCCTCAAAACCATCAAATTCCAACTTGGAAGACACGCCCTCACTGCTGAACGACAACATGCTACGAACATGTTTGGGATCCACGGTCCACTTGAGCACCAGTGAGGAACTCAACTTCCATGGCTCCAACCCACTGCGGCCTCTCCGTGATACCCTCAAGAATAGCATCAGTTTACTCATGGAGTCCAATACTTCTGTCACTGggtatgttatattttaatccttaataaatgttaagtgtaaataaagtgtacttcttttaagtttttttagttGGGTAGTTAATTCATATGTATGAATTAGTGTGAAAGTTTTTTGTTGggatgtttagatgtttgtctgtcaatcacgcctaaattactgaacagattttgatgaattttggtatATAGACAAGGTTAGATTGAGTTCGGTTATTGATTTTAGCCATTAATAGATTATTAACATGATTCTTTATTAACAATACACAACGTAAATACCATTAACATGTTGagaagtaaaaatgttttttaaaagtgttttttGTAGTCagcttacagaaataaataactatttcattattatttcagGGACAGTGCAATAGGCAGCAAAGACTCTCGGCAGTCGAGCGTGAAGATGGGCTGGTGCCAGGACTGTCGCCTGGCGGTGTCCAAGCTCGAGGACACGATGCCTGGCATCACTGGCATGGTACCTGGGTATAACGTCACGCTGGTGAGTGCCATGTTAAGGAAATTTgtactttattactttaaaataaggtttaaatttgTTGTTTATCTGGTTTTGTTTTAAGGTTAAGGAATACGCTATACTTTACGTGTTCAAAAATAAGGTTATAATTTTGTGCTGTCTGGTTTTTAAGTGATGTGGTATTCAACAGTTAGGAATAAAACTTTCTGCCAGGGCAAAAATAGTCTTGTTTTATAGTTTATGGTACTATTTAAGATAAGGTTTAGTTTAGGTTACTCATTGACGAAAATACAATTTTTCCTATGCTATTACTTTTATCTCCATTTCCTGCATCTTAAAAATTCCCTTATCTTATAATCTTCATCCTTATTCCTTTCCCGATCCAGAATCGACAAGACCACCTTACCTATCATACTATAGACGAATACAGAGAACATCAGAGACAACAAGTTGACGAGCAATCGAAGAAggtattatttgtattgatttttaatgaaaataatttcgttGAGAATGTAGTACTTACTTATTAGTATTTCGTTTAGGCCATTTACCGCCGAACTTAAACTCATTTAGGTAATGGTGACTttacctagtccttagcaattgttttcgatacaaaatcgttactaaagaatagtttaagtaataaataaatgtctctgTGCTTTTGACTGCCACAGTTAGAAGCAAAAATGTCAAAAAaggactaatatttttttaaagatgttttcgtttattttttatttaaagatctCTTTAACTTCCCAGGACTCGGACGCGTCCTCCTCGCCTGTACTCAAGGAAGAGAACATACACTTCTGCACCAACTGCTTCAAACGATACGTGATTACGGACTCCAATGAGGAAATTGTGAGTACTATTCTTGTTACGTGAACTTTACCAAAGTCTCTCTTGAGTCTTGAAGTAATATGGTGACGAGTTTGTAGATACGCAACATGATCGATGTATTAACTTCAGATACAACATCGTCAACATATCAGCCAATAACTTCCAGATTACTCAATTAGAGGCCTGAATCCATACCTAAAACCTCTTTttctcatatttattttttatgggatagggaTGCAAACTTCTGACGGTCACCTGATTCTGTtcgtaagcaatcggcgccgcgcCACCGCTGGACAACCGCAACACTAAATGAGTTAAACGTCACTTGGCGGTCTTTTAGTAACTGGCAATTTGGGAATAATGGATGCAGGAGGATTAAACCTGCTAactcacacggcgaaacacaacgcaagcgttgtctcaCGCCAATTTCTGTgagcccgtggtatcacttcggtcgcaGCTCATTCATGCCAAACCGTCCACGCAGATGTAATTAGTGTATTAGATGTGTTGTGTATTGTTGCAGAAGGTCTGCAGCGTGGTGTCCACGACCAGCGTGGCGGTGTCGGCCGCGGACAGCGCCGACCCGCGCACTGAATCACAATCCAGCGAGAAACTCACCGGCACCGGGGACGTACTGCTCGTGCCTGTTAATGTAAGTTGGAAactaagaaaatacaatttattcgATACCAGGCATTAtgtagaaacaataaaaacaaatcatcgtcatcaacagcctataagcgcCCACTGCTCggcaaaagcctcttctcacattgataagcctttaactgcaatcagaaaactgttgaaggcaaattctccactaacgtaggtcaccggtgaccttaCGTGGCTGTTAACGTATTAAGGAAATACAATTTATTGAGTACCAGACATGATgcagaaacaataaaaacaaatcattgtcatcatcaacagtctataagtacCTACTGCTGAGCAacagcctcttctcacacggaaaaggttttaagcattaatcaccacggttACACGATGCGGGTtggagatttcaaacttataattacaaattatacgtccaggtttcctcacgaagtTTACCTTCAcctgtcagtggtgtctaaataatcttagaaagtacatagtataactcggaaaacgtcacattcgTACTTGTCAGGTTTCACCTTCATAAGCGCACGCTTCTCGTGTCATGTCTTAAACCTCTAGGCCACTAGGACAGAACATttttttcaagtatttattgcatccgtAATGGACACAGGTGTTGGAAAATACAGtaattagtcacaattatggaccctgtcgggaaCATAAACATAAGATAATGTTATTGCAGCCTTCGCCAAAAGAAGAGAAGGCGAAGTCCCCAGCAACGAAAGCTGGCAAGAAGAAAGGTGCGCCGATACCTAGCAATACCACGGCGAGTAGCAATAGCAATGCTGTGGCCAAGCCCAAGGAGGTCGAGTCCGGCCTCTACTTGTACATAGACTTACATGGACATGCTTCTAAAAAAGGTTGGTTCTATACATTTTGGTTACTTTCACCTAATGCCTCTTGATGTCGACCAACAAAAGCGTAAAATGGAATGTTGAagttaataattacttttttttgtttactttcacTTAAGtctcatttattcattcattcaattatTCATTGACACACtctctaaataaaatagtataagttaagatttaaattatcataaatagCAGTCTGAATGCTTACGAATACTTATTGAAAACGTCattataatcatttttattaatttcgaaATGTTGTCTCCAGGCATATTCATGTACGGCAACCACTTCGACGACCTGGAGAGCTGCGTGGAGTGCATGCTACTGCCGCGCATCATGTCCATGAACAACCTGCACTTCCATTTCTCTTCCTGCAACTTTACTGAGCGGAATATGTACCTCAAGTGagtactttatttattcttttaagtGGTTTGATCATCAGCCTCTTCACGTCCACTGCTgtacataggcctctccaatcgCCAATCCAAATACacataggctgatgatgatgttgaaatAGTGGTTtaattacatgaaataaatgctttgagttAGATAGTTTTATTAATCGAATtctaaaaagaagaagaaggttttcagtttgacctctATTATCTCGCGAATggttgaaccaattttgatatgGTTTTCAGAAGAGTAATTGTTGTAATGTAcagaaaaaatctattttatgcacgctacacaccttGCCATAAAACTGCAGTGTATTCTGTATAAAAGTGCAGTATTATCCGTAGCGTGTCCTTGATAAATGTTTGGGAAATGATAAATATTGATGCACCCACTCCAGGGACCGTCGCGACGGCATGTCCCGCGAGGGCTCGGGCCGCGTGGCGGTGTTCAAGGCGACGGGGCTGGTCCGGTCGTACACGCTGGAGTGCAACTACAACACGGGCCGCCTCGTCAACGTGCTGCCGCCGCCCGTGCGCGAGGCGGGGGCCGGGCCCgcgccctccgccgcccccctCCCCCCCAAGTACACGCCGCACATCTTCGAAGAGGTAAACCCCTTCCAGGTTTGTGCGCCACCAGCACTGCACCCCTACATCGTCCACGTCATCCCATCGGCACTGCGGATGATTTCAGTAACCGGCCATATTCTAGAACAAATACTATTTTTGAAACTATTACTTTCATGTGTTCTAACATGTAAGGCAATGTATAATTTCAAAAAAGGGTTGTTCCTAGAATATGGTTGTTAAggtaaacaaattaaacattataaataatgtgtGTTCTGACTTATTTGTAAGTTCGTGACTAACAATGTTCAGTTCCAGCCGATCGCTCACAGTGTCGATTTATTGCATTTCTTAGTGTCATCGTAATATTGAAGTTTAGATTAGATTTTGCAGGAAACTTTAATCCGTGCGATAGACCTATTTTAGAGcattttaaatatacatttttattatcttctGAAACTAACTTTATAATCTCAATGTATGGTTTTTTCCTTTCCCCTTTTCGTATTATTCTCCGTTACCCATTAACGAAGGCGAAACAGTATATTAATACGGTCCTCAGAAAATGAACACGTTTCAGGTAAAACACTATCGCCAAAAGAATCTGGAGGTTTTCGAAGAGATAGCTCCCGGCGAGGTTTGTTTGGAACCTTGTATAATGCTAGTACACATTGTATACGTAAACTATTATATCAACATAGTAGGTAATCATTCATTAGACAGGTACTGCTTGATGTAGCTTAGTCCCGCTTCCTAGAACATGATGCTTTGTAAGATACCTCTTCAAAAATCTCCAGATATTTTACACTTGCTGTGGCTTATAAAgcacttatttttgtatttgatgAAACGAATTCAAAGGTTTAAATTAATACAACGAGTACGTAATGTAAGTAAATTATGTCGTGAATTCTTGAAGTTACAATTCCCATACTAAAGTAACTTATAAATGTTGAATAGTTACGAGGCGTGCACACCTCACTACTGGAGTTCATTGCACTTGGCACCGACTGCCATCACTAAATATGATGGTTGCTATGGCATCCCATGCACTCATTCAAAACTTTCTCGTCGTTCAGATCCCAATATGTTCCCACAAATAATCTCAACTTGTCGAGAAGGATTGAACTATTATAGTTACATAGATTACCTACAATCAAGTAGAGAGGTCTCggtcctgcagtgggacgaatACGGCTGGCAACGGCAATATAATTTAGCACAAATTGAACatttctaagtaaataaataaacaattactcACAAACCATTGTGCAGTGTCTCATATACAATGAATGTGTGTAGGTGGGACGGTCCCTGGGCGCGTCGATCCTGGACCTGACGGGGCAGCATCCCAACTCCCGCATCCCATGCTCCGAGCACCGGAACCTCTCCGCCGTCAGGGAGTGGCTGCGGGCTCACACCAGGACCATGCGGCCACAGGTTTGTTACTATGTCGGCTTGTCAACAACCAGACTAACATCATCGTTTCATCATTTTCTTTACATTGTTTCCTGAACAAGTTAAACACGCTTCGATACTTTTCTCTGTTGGTAACACGACGTCTTTAATTTTCAGTGTTAACTACTAAACACGACAAGCGTTATATAGTCGCGGTAAGAACATTAATTGTGGGAGTGGAAGTGTGCTGTCAATACGATCATTTAACATAACACTAGATTGTACATAATCAGGTCACGGAGTGGGGTTTACATAGAATTAATGTTATCATTTAGTGTTGTAAGGGGTCAACTAGCACCTCATGTGTAACACTGGGTGTCTGTTCTAGCTCACGATGTCACGGCTCCGGCCTAAGACCACGTCCCCGCCGCGCGTGCCGCTGTACGCGCGCTCCAAGGGCAAGGTCACCGAGGAGCGCAAGGAGAACACGTACGTCGGGGCCAAGACTGACTCCGAGCGCAAGCGGAGCCCGCCGGTACTGGCGCCGCGGTCCGGGCACGACATCATGAACCTCGGCATGAAGTTCAGCAAGAAGAACGAGCCCGTCAAGACCACCTCCCGGACCAGATACTTGAGCGAAAATGAACCCAAACCCAAAACATTGTCCACCAAACGAAGGAATATTCTAGCCATCCGGAAACCGAACTCGAGCAAGACCGCGGTGGGTGGCGTCGTGAAGGCGAAGGCGAGCCGTCGCTCGGCGGACGACACGGAGAGCCCGCGCGCCTCCATCGTGTCGGGCAAGCTCAGCAAGCGCAGCTACTCGCGCTCCGTGCGCGGCTCGTCCACGCGCAGCCGCGCGCTGGCGTCGTCCTCGTCGGACGAGCTGCTGGCCGGCACGTGGGAGGACGTGGCGGGCGGCACGGCGCTGGGCGCGGCCGACGGCCTGGCGCTGCCCGCCAAGCGCCGCCCCttccccgcgcccgcgccgccgccgcaccTCAAGAAGATCCGCCTCAAGCAGGCCATGTAGCGCCCGCCCCGCCGCCACTGCCGACGCCTACACAACTGACCGTTCCTCGCGTCGGCGGTAACTTTGTGTGGGGCGCCATCGCGGTAACTTATGCCATTAAAAATCTTGTGTGATCTTATCTCTTACTCTGGGTCTAGTTAAGGTATCGTCGCTAATATTGTTTAGGATTAATATCGTTTCCCATCACGACTTACCGCTCGTGCTTCGTGCGAGTTTCGACAATTATTGTTATACTACTTATAACTcctctatattttattttactgttattatttGTAGGAATATTTTTAATGGCATGAGAGAACTAACTGGGCTAGTGTTGTCTTGTAACTTAAATTTTCGTTGCTATAATAACTTTCCGTATCTCGTGATTATGTTGACTGAAAGAACTAAATTTTTGTGTTCTCtagcataatgttttatgtcAATTTTCTTGTTTAAAATTCAAAGTCTGTATAATGTTTTACAGTCCTTATTGAGAtagattgaaatatttatttatcggaAATGTAGATTTACTATAAGGTTATATGaagacaaattattttattgtttgcggCGAATTGTAAAGATTATACCAACCGTAGTGAGTTAGATGCTCATGGAGCAATGTTTTCAAGATGTGCTAATATTGTATAATGTACTATTGATCTCATTTATGAATTTTAGCAAGAAGCTGGTTTCGAACAGTGCTCATATCTATTCGATCAGAAATATTTCTGTACCCGTGGCTTGTAAAATGATTGTGttaagctttaaaaaaattggaaatTGGAATTAGGAACAGAAACAAAGTGTTTGTGTGATATAATACAGCTACTTGGTTTATATAAAGggtttttttagaaaataatgtatgtattactaACATAACTTGTGTACACACATGGTGTAAGGTGGCGGCCGCCTCCATGGGGCGGTCGTTGCGTCTACTAgtgcaataattttatataaaatataatgtaccacgagttttatataaatacgtGACCTACATGAAATTCTAagttcttattaaaataaagtgtttaCGGTAGAAATGCGTAGtgtgtatattttaaaacagtaactatttatttatctgaaatattaatatatggTTAAATAACATACAATGTTCTCACAAGCTAGTGTTTTCGTTTTATACACCCAATCCTGACACCCTGTGGATGAGTATCCACTATTTATAATAAACCCTGGCTAgtatcattatattttaatatagccAACAAAGTTATAATAGCATTCAGGTCCAAGGGACTTGCACTTGCCTGCTTACATCCTATAAATTTTGTAGTTTGTGCActcaatataaaaatcaatgatatccaaaaattttaacataaaaagtagcttatttTTCGCACCATCATCTAAAATCTCTAGCacccataaatataataatgatggaCAAGGTAGAGTTGACCTTGACTAAAGTGGACCCACTTATAAATCTCCAAACCTTGAAGCTGCTAGAGTATGGTATTTAGcttagaattataaaaatataatcttgaAAAGATGCTTTCTAGACTTGTTATAAATTTCCATAATGGTACATACAGAAGACATTAGCAGAGTCCTATGTGCAGCCAGTGGTCATCTTGTGGTTGACAGATATAATGATAAGATGTAGATGTACCTCCTAGAAGTGATCCTGGCAGTACCCATAAATATCCACTTAACACTTAATCTTTTCCCATATACTATTTAAAAGAGGGTTGATTACATGCTAAAGGTAGACTACAACTAACTACAAGTTAATAATTCTCTTGTCAACTTTTTCTTATGACCACAGCCACAACCAATCCACCCCAAGTGTGGTGATTGAAACTAAATCCTTCTCCAAGTGAGAAGAGACAATTGCTCAGCAGTATGTACTTGTTAGCTAGTGATGATGACCCAAATGGTGTTTGAGTAAATCCCAAATAACTATAATAACTACTTACTCATTagtttaagaaaacaaaaactagtattCCAAAATTAGTATAATTTAACTATTTGGCTGTTTGAAGGCACTATTAACTATGTGTGAATTGATCTTAATagagtaataattattattgtcttaaGTAATCTTTGCTACTCATGTTAGGAGAATGTAAACAAAGAATTTAAGAAAAGATTACATTGTGCACACATTACTTAGAAATAGTGCAGAAATTGTAAATGAAAACACAGAAATACCGTAAACTCCTTTATTCAAAGCCCACAGTATGCTTAAACTAACAGATTACAGCCTGCGTCCTCGTCGTCCACCCTTCCTGCGGGTAGAGTCTGAAGGCACGGGGGTCACATCCTCAATGCGGCCAATCTTCATGCTGGAACGAGCCAGGGCACGG
Coding sequences within it:
- the LOC118268203 gene encoding cytosolic carboxypeptidase-like protein 5 isoform X2, whose amino-acid sequence is MDQNNIIECGGFYFIHNFDSGNLGHVERVPTELIASSVNPKTNLTETPDYEFNLWTRPDCAGTEFENGNRTWFYFGVQASEAGVLVRLNLINLNKQGKMYNQGMAPVTRTLPGKPQWERIRDRPVHSTDDNTFTLSFKYRTSENLKATTFFAFTYPFSFAELQIALNSIDLKMLPLPPPQSPDDIYYVRECLIYSLEGRRVDLLTITSHHGITSEREERLKNLFPDNQERPHKFLNKKVIFISARVHPGETPSSFVFNGFLNLLLTRNDPIAIQLRKIYVFKMIPFLNPDGVARGHYRTDTRGVNLNRVYLNPSLALHPTVYASRALIRYYHYGTEKEDLMDESKSYTSRSIQNISESSEVIDTKKKKGSNNPQPYKGGDYYKREKPSKPMPNQRSSTTIKAPSTSSDNSKKEFKSLSGEAAHLAEQVYDMKLQEQPSQTSDTSSKPSNSNLEDTPSLLNDNMLRTCLGSTVHLSTSEELNFHGSNPLRPLRDTLKNSISLLMESNTSVTGDSAIGSKDSRQSSVKMGWCQDCRLAVSKLEDTMPGITGMVPGYNVTLNRQDHLTYHTIDEYREHQRQQVDEQSKKDSDASSSPVLKEENIHFCTNCFKRYVITDSNEEIMCCVLLQKVCSVVSTTSVAVSAADSADPRTESQSSEKLTGTGDVLLVPVNPSPKEEKAKSPATKAGKKKGAPIPSNTTASSNSNAVAKPKEVESGLYLYIDLHGHASKKGIFMYGNHFDDLESCVECMLLPRIMSMNNLHFHFSSCNFTERNMYLKDRRDGMSREGSGRVAVFKATGLVRSYTLECNYNTGRLVNVLPPPVREAGAGPAPSAAPLPPKYTPHIFEEVKHYRQKNLEVFEEIAPGEVGRSLGASILDLTGQHPNSRIPCSEHRNLSAVREWLRAHTRTMRPQLTMSRLRPKTTSPPRVPLYARSKGKVTEERKENTYVGAKTDSERKRSPPVLAPRSGHDIMNLGMKFSKKNEPVKTTSRTRYLSENEPKPKTLSTKRRNILAIRKPNSSKTAVGGVVKAKASRRSADDTESPRASIVSGKLSKRSYSRSVRGSSTRSRALASSSSDELLAGTWEDVAGGTALGAADGLALPAKRRPFPAPAPPPHLKKIRLKQAM
- the LOC118268203 gene encoding cytosolic carboxypeptidase-like protein 5 isoform X9, whose translation is MDQNNIIECGGFYFIHNFDSGNLGHVERVPTELIASSVNPKTNLTETPDYEFNLWTRPDCAGTEFENGNRTWFYFGVQASEAGVLVRLNLINLNKQGKMYNQGMAPVTRTLPGKPQWERIRDRPVHSTDDNTFTLSFKYRTSENLKATTFFAFTYPFSFAELQIALNSIDLKMLPLPPPQSPDDIYYVRECLIYSLEGRRVDLLTITSHHGITSEREERLKNLFPDNQERPHKFLNKKVIFISARVHPGETPSSFVFNGFLNLLLTRNDPIAIQLRKIYVFKMIPFLNPDGVARGHYRTDTRGVNLNRVYLNPSLALHPTVYASRALIRYYHYGTEKEDLMDESKSYTSRSIQNISESSEVIDTKKKKGSNNPQPYKGGDYYKREKPSKPMPNQRSSTTIKAPSTSSDNSKKEFKSLSGEAAHLAEQVYDMKLQEQPSQTSDTSSKPSNSNLEDTPSLLNDNMLRTCLGSTVHLSTSEELNFHGSNPLRPLRDTLKNSISLLMESNTSVTGDSAIGSKDSRQSSVKMGWCQDCRLAVSKLEDTMPGITGMVPGYNVTLDSDASSSPVLKEENIHFCTNCFKRYVITDSNEEIVCSVVSTTSVAVSAADSADPRTESQSSEKLTGTGDVLLVPVNPSPKEEKAKSPATKAGKKKGAPIPSNTTASSNSNAVAKPKEVESGLYLYIDLHGHASKKGIFMYGNHFDDLESCVECMLLPRIMSMNNLHFHFSSCNFTERNMYLKDRRDGMSREGSGRVAVFKATGLVRSYTLECNYNTGRLVNVLPPPVREAGAGPAPSAAPLPPKYTPHIFEEVNPFQVKHYRQKNLEVFEEIAPGEVGRSLGASILDLTGQHPNSRIPCSEHRNLSAVREWLRAHTRTMRPQLTMSRLRPKTTSPPRVPLYARSKGKVTEERKENTYVGAKTDSERKRSPPVLAPRSGHDIMNLGMKFSKKNEPVKTTSRTRYLSENEPKPKTLSTKRRNILAIRKPNSSKTAVGGVVKAKASRRSADDTESPRASIVSGKLSKRSYSRSVRGSSTRSRALASSSSDELLAGTWEDVAGGTALGAADGLALPAKRRPFPAPAPPPHLKKIRLKQAM
- the LOC118268203 gene encoding cytosolic carboxypeptidase-like protein 5 isoform X10, with amino-acid sequence MDQNNIIECGGFYFIHNFDSGNLGHVERVPTELIASSVNPKTNLTETPDYEFNLWTRPDCAGTEFENGNRTWFYFGVQASEAGVLVRLNLINLNKQGKMYNQGMAPVTRTLPGKPQWERIRDRPVHSTDDNTFTLSFKYRTSENLKATTFFAFTYPFSFAELQIALNSIDLKMLPLPPPQSPDDIYYVRECLIYSLEGRRVDLLTITSHHGITSEREERLKNLFPDNQERPHKFLNKKVIFISARVHPGETPSSFVFNGFLNLLLTRNDPIAIQLRKIYVFKMIPFLNPDGVARGHYRTDTRGVNLNRVYLNPSLALHPTVYASRALIRYYHYGTEKEDLMDESKSYTSRSIQNISESSEVIDTKKKKGSNNPQPYKGGDYYKREKPSKPMPNQRSSTTIKAPSTSSDNSKKEFKSLSGEAAHLAEQVYDMKLQEQPSQTSDTSSKPSNSNLEDTPSLLNDNMLRTCLGSTVHLSTSEELNFHGSNPLRPLRDTLKNSISLLMESNTSVTGDSAIGSKDSRQSSVKMGWCQDCRLAVSKLEDTMPGITGMVPGYNVTLNRQDHLTYHTIDEYREHQRQQVDEQSKKDSDASSSPVLKEENIHFCTNCFKRYVITDSNEEIMCCVLLQKVCSVVSTTSVAVSAADSADPRTESQSSEKLTGTGDVLLVPVNPSPKEEKAKSPATKAGKKKGAPIPSNTTASSNSNAVAKPKEVESGLYLYIDLHGHASKKGIFMYGNHFDDLESCVECMLLPRIMSMNNLHFHFSSCNFTERNMYLKDRRDGMSREGSGRVAVFKATGLVRSYTLECNYNTGRLVNVLPPPVREAGAGPAPSAAPLPPKYTPHIFEEVNPFQVKHYRQKNLEVFEEIAPGEVGRSLGASILDLTGQHPNSRIPCSEHRNLSAVREWLRAHTRTMRPQC